The following proteins come from a genomic window of Novosphingobium sp. P6W:
- a CDS encoding RES domain-containing protein, whose amino-acid sequence MSSDVFCCYACVGDAFLKARIKAEGGTETCEQCGEDRESVSEFDLGQWIEEALEAHFEPGDGDDIPSIIEDIAGLQPEFAQQIADELGSLAGYVASGGETFYDSDEGYVAIQNPSGVRDRQWETFSLSVRSRARFFNREAEEWLAKIFGPLSEDRTWRGEAVIKTCDIGTGFYRARHVPTEAKAYIILRSPAAQLGPLPNGAGSAGRMNAAGVSVFYGAFDVETCVAEIRPPVGSTVVSARFELQRPLQLLDFDLLEMVIAKASHFDPDYAMKMERALFLRAFGRRIAEPVMPGEEGFGYLATQIIADYLAQRADPLLDGMIYRSTQTGGKGRNVVLFNHASRVIGDPKPAPSIGPAVVDTRPETLALVSDSIEITDIRAVTYDQLRRSVEIWEIELEDREHYPD is encoded by the coding sequence ATGAGTAGTGATGTTTTCTGCTGCTACGCGTGCGTCGGCGACGCATTTCTGAAGGCGAGGATCAAGGCTGAAGGGGGGACAGAGACCTGCGAGCAGTGCGGTGAAGATCGGGAATCTGTCTCTGAATTCGACCTTGGCCAATGGATCGAGGAGGCGCTGGAAGCGCATTTCGAGCCCGGCGACGGTGATGATATCCCCTCAATTATCGAAGACATTGCAGGGCTGCAGCCCGAGTTCGCGCAGCAAATCGCGGACGAGCTTGGATCGCTTGCCGGGTATGTCGCGAGCGGTGGCGAAACCTTTTATGATTCCGATGAAGGCTATGTCGCCATCCAGAATCCGTCAGGCGTTCGCGATCGCCAGTGGGAGACCTTCAGCCTATCGGTGAGATCGCGGGCTCGTTTCTTCAACAGAGAGGCGGAAGAGTGGCTTGCCAAGATCTTCGGGCCCCTGTCGGAGGACAGGACGTGGCGCGGCGAGGCTGTCATCAAGACCTGCGATATCGGCACCGGTTTCTATCGCGCGCGTCATGTACCCACGGAAGCGAAAGCCTATATAATCTTGCGTTCGCCGGCTGCGCAGCTTGGACCCTTGCCGAACGGCGCGGGTTCGGCCGGGCGCATGAACGCCGCTGGGGTGTCGGTCTTTTACGGTGCATTCGACGTCGAGACATGCGTGGCGGAGATCAGGCCGCCAGTAGGCTCGACTGTCGTCTCGGCACGCTTTGAGCTCCAGCGTCCGCTGCAACTCCTCGACTTTGATCTACTCGAGATGGTGATCGCAAAGGCCAGTCATTTCGATCCAGACTACGCGATGAAGATGGAGCGTGCGCTGTTCCTTCGCGCTTTTGGCAGGCGCATCGCTGAGCCGGTGATGCCGGGGGAAGAAGGGTTCGGCTATCTGGCGACCCAGATCATTGCCGATTATCTGGCCCAGCGTGCCGACCCTCTGCTGGATGGGATGATCTATCGCTCGACTCAGACCGGAGGCAAAGGCCGCAACGTTGTCCTCTTCAATCACGCCTCGCGTGTCATCGGCGACCCTAAGCCTGCCCCAAGTATAGGACCTGCAGTGGTCGATACAAGGCCGGAAACGCTGGCGCTGGTATCTGATAGCATAGAAATCACCGATATCCGGGCGGTCACATATGATCAGCTGCGTCGATCGGTCGAGATCTGGGAGATCGAGCTCGAGGACCGCGAGCATTACCCCGATTGA
- a CDS encoding GIY-YIG nuclease family protein, whose product MFVTKWTKTLENDPIAQAILTPARLYRADEATTTAPRKPGLYGWYFDVIPAGIVAADCHRQGAWTLLYCGISPKRPTTNGRPPSQSHVHQRLRAHFGGNAAGSTLRLTLGCLLETEIGTILRRVGATGRLTFTNPGEQLLDRWLYAHARIVWVEHPTPWEAEHALLASGLPLPLNIEGNPCAAFTAPLSALRSAAKRRAEGMPLIGDSGGPRRAPKQVQG is encoded by the coding sequence ATGTTCGTGACCAAATGGACGAAGACGCTCGAAAATGATCCGATCGCACAGGCGATCCTGACACCGGCGCGCCTTTACCGCGCCGACGAGGCCACAACGACTGCGCCGCGTAAGCCAGGCCTCTATGGCTGGTACTTCGATGTGATCCCGGCCGGTATCGTTGCAGCTGACTGCCATCGGCAGGGGGCGTGGACGCTGCTCTACTGCGGCATCTCCCCGAAAAGGCCAACGACCAACGGTCGCCCGCCGAGCCAGTCCCATGTCCACCAGCGCCTGCGGGCCCATTTTGGCGGAAACGCTGCTGGCTCGACGCTGCGCCTGACCCTTGGCTGCCTGCTCGAAACTGAAATCGGCACGATCCTGCGGCGCGTTGGGGCGACTGGTCGTCTCACCTTCACCAATCCTGGTGAACAGCTGCTCGACCGCTGGCTGTATGCCCACGCGCGAATCGTCTGGGTCGAGCATCCGACCCCCTGGGAAGCAGAACATGCTTTGCTGGCAAGCGGCCTACCGTTGCCCCTGAACATCGAGGGCAATCCATGCGCAGCATTCACGGCACCGCTGTCGGCGTTGCGCAGTGCCGCCAAGCGGCGGGCGGAAGGAATGCCATTAATCGGTGACAGCGGTGGTCCCCGCCGCGCGCCGAAGCAGGTGCAGGGATGA